The region GATACTTTCTTCGTCGTCGGTGGCAGTGGTTTTTACCTGAAGGGCGTTTTACACGGACACTTCGATACTCCAACCCCTACACAAGAGATTCGCCTTCAAGTAAATGTGTGGCTAAAACAAATTGGCGCACTCGCCGCCTTTGAGTGGTTAACTAACTTAGATCCGCTTTTTGCTAGTAAAATTTCAGCCAATGACATTTATCGAATAGGTCGAGCGAGAGAAAACTATCTAATGACCGGCCAAACACCATCGCAGATACGAGATTCATTTCGCTCAACGCCTATTGGGTACCGCCACACTTTAATTTGTCTCTTTCAAAATCGCGACGAACACAAGCAGTCGGTTTCGCATCGCACTCAACAAATGCTCAGATTGGGGTTGATAGAGGAGACGAGCTCACTGTTAAAAGTATCACCCGCCGGCTGGGCACCTTTACGGAGCGTCGGTTACAAACAATGTGCCGACTTCTTACAAAACAGTGAAAGCAAGGACACGCTTGGTGAAAAGATCAATCAGGCCACCCACAACTTGATCAAACGTCAACTGACCTGGTTTCGTGCTCAACCTGAAGCCATCTGGTTTGAAACGAACCACTCGAACAATGCCGCCCAAAACTGGCTTTCAGAATTTCTTTGTAAACCCGCTTACTCGACCTAAAGTTATTTTTTAGCAAAGGAGACTCGCCATGCGAAGCATGACATGTTTTGGCACAACTACAATTCAAGTCGATGAAACAGAACTTCAAATTCATTTGAAAAGTTTGAACGGTCGGTTTTTGGAGCTCAAAGTTCTGATGCCAGCGGAGTTCGCTCTTTGGGAAAACGAAGTGCGAATCCTAGCAGGAAAGTTCTTTAAAAGAGGCACTGTATCTGTTTGGGTTCAGAAGAAGAAACTTCTTAAAAATGAAGCCGATGCTCCTTCAATCATTGATTCGGCGGCCTATTGGAATTCTGCCGTCGAACAAACCAAGGCCAAGTTTTCTTGGGTTCAACCTCCCGGCTTTTCCTTTTTGACCGCGTGGGCAGCCGAAGAAGAAAGAAATCACATAGGGAGCCAAGAACACAAAACAACTTTTATGAAGGCACTTGAGCAAGTTTTGGAGTCTGCAAAGGCAGACTCTTTAAGAGAGGGAAGTGCATTGCAATCTGAGTTAAAACGTCTTCGAAAAGAAATGTTAGAAACTCTCAAAAGTGTGGAGAGCTGCTTTCAGTCTCAACAAACAGATATGACTGAGAACTTGAAAGAGCGCCTTAAACAGTTAGAAGGGGTTTCAGACAACCCAACCCTCAATGAATCTGTGAGAATCGAAGTTCTGAGCTGGATCGATAAATGGGATATCAAAGAAGAAATTATAAGGCTCAACGAACATCTAGTTCAGATAGGGACCCACTTAGACTCCTCCACAAGTGTAGGTAAGAAACTCGACTTTTACTGCCAGGAGCTTTTAAGAGAGACAAACACCATCGGTTCGAAAAGTGCCATGGCCAAACTGAGTCACAACGTGATACAATTGAAAAGTCTCATTGAAAGTTTTCGAGAACAGGTACAAAACATCGAATGAAACCGCCATTGATCATCGTTTCAGCTCCTAGTGGTGCCGGCAAAAGTACGCTTTGTCAGCGCGCTCTAAAGGAAATTCCCAATCTCGTGGATAGCATTAGTTATACGACGAGGCCTCCAAGGGCGACTGAGTCAGAAGGCGCACCCTACCACTTCGTGAGTAAAGAGCAGTTCGAAGTCCTCAAGAAGGACGGTTTTTTTGCGGAAACCGCATTGGTTCACGAAAATTGGTATGGAACCCCGAGGTATCAGATTGAGGAAGCCCACAATAACGGGAAGGTTCTGATTATGGATGTCGATGTAAAAGGGGCTATGAACCTCAAGAATCTCTACCCCACGGCACTTTCCATCTTTATTCTACCCCCTTCTATCGAAGAGCTGAAACGTCGGCTGTTAGTCCGAGATGCCGGTAAGACTCAGAATTTGGACCTCCGCCTGGAGAATGCGCAGACGGAAATGGAGCAATCCCGGCTTTTTGACCAGCAAATCACCAATGAGAATTTTGAATCAGCCTTCGATTCCTTTAAGAAAATCATTGAAAATGCCCTCCAAAGGGCCTAACTTGTGGCGTCTAGAAAAGCTCTTAGCTAAGGAGGCATAGTGGCCCGCGTAACCGTTGAAGATTGTTTAGATAAAGCTCCAAGCCGATTTGCGTTGGTCATGCTTGTTTCAAAGCGAGCAAAACAGATTTTGAAGGGCTCAAAGCCAGTTTTGGCTTCAAAAAACAATAAAGCCGTCGTGACAGCTCTCAGAGAAGTTGCCGCCGGTCGCACATTTTTTGATCCCGAAGAGTCGGACACGATTATGAAGCAGATCGAAGAAAACCTTTCACGAGAAGTCACTGAGGTTCCAGCTAGTCCGTCTGTAAACGGCGCTGCAACTGCTTCAGCTT is a window of Bdellovibrionales bacterium CG10_big_fil_rev_8_21_14_0_10_45_34 DNA encoding:
- the miaA gene encoding tRNA (adenosine(37)-N6)-dimethylallyltransferase MiaA, with the translated sequence MNFRCRVFVHMEDLFRWSGRGEIWRKILAGLYSGQRNDDSKDIPSHREVPHLSLARQPRIVFVSGPTATGKSEFAIKMCEKFGGEIVNADSIQFYAGLDIGSAKPTDADFKRAHHHLFSVKGVGETINASEYRKLFLTTIKERSRFADTFFVVGGSGFYLKGVLHGHFDTPTPTQEIRLQVNVWLKQIGALAAFEWLTNLDPLFASKISANDIYRIGRARENYLMTGQTPSQIRDSFRSTPIGYRHTLICLFQNRDEHKQSVSHRTQQMLRLGLIEETSSLLKVSPAGWAPLRSVGYKQCADFLQNSESKDTLGEKINQATHNLIKRQLTWFRAQPEAIWFETNHSNNAAQNWLSEFLCKPAYST
- a CDS encoding guanylate kinase produces the protein MKPPLIIVSAPSGAGKSTLCQRALKEIPNLVDSISYTTRPPRATESEGAPYHFVSKEQFEVLKKDGFFAETALVHENWYGTPRYQIEEAHNNGKVLIMDVDVKGAMNLKNLYPTALSIFILPPSIEELKRRLLVRDAGKTQNLDLRLENAQTEMEQSRLFDQQITNENFESAFDSFKKIIENALQRA
- a CDS encoding DNA-directed RNA polymerase subunit omega — translated: MARVTVEDCLDKAPSRFALVMLVSKRAKQILKGSKPVLASKNNKAVVTALREVAAGRTFFDPEESDTIMKQIEENLSREVTEVPASPSVNGAATASASEVPNGATHQ